Genomic segment of Salvia splendens isolate huo1 chromosome 12, SspV2, whole genome shotgun sequence:
AATAAGACAAGTGAATATCACACAAGTCAAATTTAATTAGCACTTcccaaaacaaaataaagtttTAAGTCTATCTATCATATCCCTCACTTTCCAATGAAAACCACAATCCTCATGACCTTTTCCTACCTTGTGGATATAGGAAGATCACAAATCCTCTCAAAAGAATATGTACAATTGGACATCCAATACACCCCAATTGTACAAATCCTCACAATATTTTGATATCATATCCTAATATTTTCATCCTCAATCTAATAAAACACTATAGAGAGATTCTCCACCCTATTTCTACCCTACCTCCCACTAAATACTAAGTACTATACTAAATTAGCACAATCAactataaaaagaaaagtgtcgTGTTTCGATCTCGCATGTTAACCAGAACCCACGACCTATCGGGTGAAATGACTTGGCGAAGCCAATCATGGACAAACATGTGTCTCCACAAGCATGGATCCAACTCCTCACACCCAACCCAAATTATTGAACTTATGGCAAAGGGGAGAATGAATGATGgatccaaaaggcaaagtacAACACTCATTAAATCATGGCAATTGTTTTTCAtgattataaaatcaataaaaatgaaatattatttgcCAACATAAATAAGTGGAAATTGAAAAGAAAGGTCCAAAAGCATATAATAGAAACATGCAGGATAAAAACAACAACAACTCAATTGAAGTGATTGATAGCCACCACCATTCTTCTCacttttatttcttcttttttcctttaaatttaaattatcaaTAATAGTTCTCATTTATTCACTAGATAACTCCAACGTCAGCAACTAAGCTGCGCATCATCCTATTTATTTCTcttcaaatataaaaagtgaagaaataaaaacaaacttctcttcatcttcatcttcatcttcatcttcatcttccttaatctcactttctctctctgaAAAAAAATGACAGCCATGAAAAACACAATCAGGTGCTGCATTTCCTGCATTCTTCCGTGCGGCGCGCTCGACGTGATCCGAATCGTGCACACGAACGGCCGCGTGGAGGAGATCAGCGGCGGCGCCGTGACGGCTGCGGAGATCATGAAGCTCCACCCCAAGCACGTGCTGAAGAAGCCGTCCACGGCGGCGGACGGCATGTGCCCTAAAATAACCGTCGTTCCGCCCGACGCGGAGCTCCGGCGAGGTAAGATTTACTTCCTGATGCCGCTGCCGCCGCAGCCGCAgccgaagaggaagaagagcgAAGGTTCTAGAAGCGGCAAAATCGCTTCGAAAACCGCCGAAAATAACAACTCCGTTGCCGAATTGCTCGTTTCCGATCGGTATTTGAGCGAGATTTTATCGGAGAAGGTGTCGTCGCAGAGAGATCGGCGGCGACGGCGCGGCCGCGTTTGGAGGCCGCATTTAGATAGCATTTCCGAGGCGGCATCGGACGCGTGATTCATGGCGAGtgatttttcctttttctttttttttgttccctTTTTTTCAGATTATTTAATAGGGTTTTTCAAATGAATACCTTAATTTCTTGTTTtagttttctctcttttttttgctGCGTTTTCCTATGTTTTTATGAGCATTCAAAAAATCAGAGTTTTAAGTAaagataatttaaataattgaatttgttggggTTTGAATATGTGTCCGGTCTGACGTGGCAGTGTCTCCGGCACACGTGGATTAGTGcccataaataaataaaattagcaaTTAAACAACATTATATATAATCACGAAGtatataaaattagaaatttgaAGTTGATAGTGGAGTTGATTCATTAAAAATGGGATGAAttgatatgaatatatgattacTTTAGTTTGTGATGGTAATTACAACTACTAATTAGTGAAATTATATTAGTGTATAAGTGAAAAAGAGAAGCTCAAACCAGTTTCCATGTTTTCTTGCAAAATATATGTAGTGGTCGTATATGTATTaataaaagagaagaaagaatgtaaaaaattaaatttttgaaGGCTGTGATGTCGGTTGGAATAGTTAAGTGTATAATTTTGGAGGATTGACCTACTTTATATGTTGAATCATATTATATAATGTGAAATTATGTTGTGTTGTAAATGAAAGTCCTTTGTAGACGAAGGCAATATTAATTTGGTATAACAATTAtgtgatttaaatttggtataACAATTATGTGATTTAAATTTGCGAGCTAGCTTAGACAATTAATTTAACACAAATTAAATGAGTTTTTCAGACTGTCTTCTcctgaaaaaaatataatccgGCGTCATTCGGAAAAATATAAAACACGAGGATTAgttggagtaatattttagtaGCTAAGTAATGCTTTATAAAAGTAGCTAGAatagttaaaacttaaaattatTATAGTTCCCTAGAAAGTATTACATTTTTAATGAGAAGTATCATCTTTCACGAAAAAAGTATTATTACATTTAAATTAAAGTATTACCTTTTaagttaaaaaatattattctgTACTTTGAGTGTAAGTATTATTCCCTTAATGAGCATTGCATTTTAAAGATATTAAGTGTATATAGTCCATGAAACATATCTTAGTTGAAGTATATTACTTtctcaataaaaaaaaggttcactttttattttaaaagtgcaaagtataataaaagtgaattgcattaattcaacaaaaaaagtGTTATACTATGATTCTCGTTAAATAGGGAGTGttatttatttcctttatttttaattatagcAAAACTTTTTGAGGTAGCCATTAGCCAACTTCGACCATTTGCATTTTGAGTAATAATGTAtgattatatgttatatttttagtttcaattgtcaacaccctccctcaaaccctttaAGGTgaacttggaggggttggacttttttctgatcgattggacaactggtccaattttttttccgatcggttggaccactggcccaaattttaagcccaaatatactgttgggtcagtcattttttcggttttaGCCCAGATatgggtcagttaaatttgacccacagtcggcgacccgctctgataccatgatagatagggatgtcaatcgggccaacccgttcgggttcgggccaacccgttcgggttgtcgggccatccgggtacgggctattcgggttatgattttttcgggttataaaagttcgaccctaaccctaacccttcgggtttcgggctaacccatcgggttattcgggccaatgcgtatttttaattcttttaatattttcaaaaaataatacgtattttaaattttctttaattatatacatatttttaattaatcattcaacaatgaaatacatatttttaattttctttaatatttaaaaaaaagattaagttatttaaatttaaataacttattcattacataattatttataaaatatctatcaatagtatgtttatgtttatgtatttaaaacataaataaacactttgtttcaaaatttaaacataaatcaattcgtagaaaattaaataaaatttgcataacgtgagaggtgcatcgtagatgtaacaaaaatattttgaattgttaaagagtgaattatcaagatgctagctaattggagtaactctaagttttcttgaattatgattggtcaaatttaatttattccagcggtaaataagtcaaataataatttatctttgttttaagaatcatcaaagtacgcataattcaatgacgaagcggcgtcaaaacactttgcactattatattggaaatatactaaaagaaagcttttatatacgagtatttatgaatccatgaaccacatggtgatttttttcgtgatcttatatagtcggttgacgtatttggattttgcatggttttagagggttgtcttggatgattttgattatatttctatattttggtatgtttacatgtttgttgagaaatgatagaaacttgattagaaaatgtgcacaaaatatgtggatgtgcaacagccttgtttgagtcaatgtttctcgcgattttgaagtctgataaacctctaatacatatcattctcttcgtcttcgaaagagcttcgcgtggatatattccacgcgattttgaagtctgataaacctctaatacatatcattctcttcgtcttcgaaagagcttcgcgtggatatattgcacgcctcaatcagagctttgtagagaaagttatgaccgttacaaaaactgctcgctgtgcagaagccttcaacccgacgggccgacccgtaacccgaacgggtcagcccgcctaacccgacaacccgaacgggtcagcccgaatggcccgattttaaattcgggctgcgaaattacaaccctaaccctgtatttttatcgggttattcggacaggcccgcgggttcgggttacattgacatccctaatgatagaaatccatgggttccatcttaaaacaattggtgataggaggagggacccatgagacttatatactagtttcagttttctcttgacaccgatatGAGACAGttaaatgttatatttttagtttcaattgctgTATATATGAATGACGACTGTACCTACTCTAACATGTACCACCCgtatatatctatatatcgAATAAAAGCATCATTATTTATCATAAAGCCAACGATATATAGATTTGAAAATCGAAAGAAACCATTATTACATAGTGTAAACTTTCCAAGTAAAATTGTTCATCAGATTTCATTCTTAGATGTAAGTTAAATAAGCTTTATTTCTGATAGTATATGATATGGAGAGAGGGGGTGGacacataaaaaaatactcccttcatccggTATTAGAAATTCtagtttattattttagtcgTCTACCATTATAACTCCTgattaacttttactaaaaaatggTAGGTAGATCTCTTATTCAACTAATTCATTCCACTCATATAAATAAAACTAATGTAAAATTGAGTCTCAAATTCGACTATCTTTTATTATTCACTTctcttcatatttcttaaaattcgtgtcgaactcaaatgagacttctaatgaAGAACGGAAGGAGTGTTATATTGATGGAGATtagatttttagtttttttattaaaaacatACTTTTAGGCTATTTATATTAGTAATAGGCGATTTTGcataacaattttttaaaattaattaaaatgaaactCCTAACGCACGAATGAAATGGAATATTATAGTAGGAGATTTcgcattataatttataaagatATTGTgagagaaaattaattaaaaaataagacGATGAGAGCTAAGTTGGCGGTAAAAGAGGGAGAGAGACGAGTGAGGGAATGGAATAGGAAAGTAGTGTAATTGTTATCACATTAATTTTCAAAAACTCAATAAATAGTTAtctaa
This window contains:
- the LOC121757955 gene encoding uncharacterized protein LOC121757955; this encodes MTAMKNTIRCCISCILPCGALDVIRIVHTNGRVEEISGGAVTAAEIMKLHPKHVLKKPSTAADGMCPKITVVPPDAELRRGKIYFLMPLPPQPQPKRKKSEGSRSGKIASKTAENNNSVAELLVSDRYLSEILSEKVSSQRDRRRRRGRVWRPHLDSISEAASDA